The following are encoded in a window of Ictalurus punctatus breed USDA103 chromosome 13, Coco_2.0, whole genome shotgun sequence genomic DNA:
- the lsm12b gene encoding protein LSM12 homolog A: MAAPGPGEYFSVGSHVSCLTCLGQRLQGEVVAFDYQTKMLTLKCASSSGKPNLSDIILINLAYVSDVETINDRTETPPPLASLNVSKLANRARTEKEDKLSQAYAISAGVSIEGQQLFQTIHKTIKDCKWQEKNIIVMDDVVISPPYQVENCKGKEGSALSHIRKIVEKHFRDVETQKSMQRSQAQQTQKESSLSS, encoded by the exons ATGGCGGCTCCTGGACCGGGGGAGTATTTCAGCGTTGGGAGCCATGTCTCTTGCCTCACCTGCCTGGGCCAGCGTTTGCAAGGAGAAGTCGTGGCCTTCGACTACCAGACCAAGATGTTAACTTTGA AATGTGCTTCCTCCAGCGGCAAGCCCAACCTCAGCGACATCATTCTGATCAACTTAGCCTACGTTTCTGACGTAGAAACCATTAACGACCGCACCGAGACCCCTCCACCTCTAGCATCTTTGAATGTCAGCAAG CTTGCCAATCGGGCAAGGACGGAAAAGGAAGACAAGTTGTCCCAAGCCTATGCAATCAGCGCTGGGGTTTCAATCGAGGGCCAGCAACTATTCCAGACTATACATAAAAC caTTAAAGACTGCAAATGGCAGGAGAAGAACATTATTGTGATGGACGACGTCGTAATCTCGCCACCCTATCAGGTGGAAAACTGCAAAGGCAAAGAGGGAAGTGCTTTAAGTCATATACGCAAAATT GTCGAGAAACATTTTAGAGACGTGGAAACACAGAAGTCGATGCAGCGTTCACAAGCACAGCAAACACAGAAGGAGTCATCGTTATCATCCTGA